GTTTGATCTGACCCCAAAAAGTTAGACTTAGGATAGCGTAATAGTTATAATGACTGTTACGCTATCTTTTTTATATTTATACAGTCATATGTTTTATTCTATATTGCTTAGGACTTAACCATCCTAGTTTCTCTTTTATTCTCTCTTCATTATAGTATTTTATATATTTTTCAATAGCTAATTTCAGTTCCCTATAACTATTATATGTTGTTCCATAGTATATCTCTTGTTTTAATATTCCGAAGAAATTCTCCATTATCGAATTATCCAAACAATTTGCTTTTCTAGACATACTTTGGTAAATACGTTCTTCTTTTAACCTTTTCGAGTATGCCTTCATTTGATAAGCCCATCCTTGATCAGAGTGGAAAGTTCTCCTATAAGGGGATTTAGCTGTGACTTTAATAGCTTTTTCTAGCGCATCCATTATATTTTTAGCTGATGGGCTCTCACTTATACTATAGCTTATTATCTCACCATTATACATATCCATAAATGGATCTAAATAAAGTTTCTTTACTACTAATTTACCTCTCTCATTAACTTCATAATATTTAAATTCAGTTGTGTCTGTAGTGATTTTTTGATGTGGAATATTAGTATTGAATCGTCTTCTAATTCTATTCTTAGCTGTTTTTCCAATTTTCCCTTTATATGAATTGTATTTTCTACTTTTTCTAGTGAATGATGTAACCTGTAAGTCTAATTTTTGTATAATTCTTTGAACTTTCTTTTTATTTATTATATATCCTAAATTACGTAACGCACCATATATACGTCTATAACCATAATCTTTGTTATTCTTTCTTATTTCTAATATTTTCTCTTCAATTTCTTTATCTGGATTAACTCTATCGAATCTCTTCTGCCAGTACATATATGTTGCTTTTGGCATTTTCGCATATAAAAGAAGGTCTTTAAGTATGAATTCTCCTCGGAGACTGCTTATAATTCTCGCCTTCTTTTCATTTCTGCTTCTTCCGCTAAACGCAGTCTCCTCGCTTCTTTTAAAAATGCATTTTCTATCCTTAGTTGTAGTAATTGATCTTCTAATTCTTTTACATATTCTTTAGATATATTATCATTTGTGGTTTGACTTGTTGTTTCCTTACTTAACTTTTTAGGTGATTTAGCCATTAAGATTTTCCGACCTTTCCTTCGCTCTCTCAATGCATCAGGACCAGCTACTCTAAAGCGATTAACCCAGTTACAAATAAGTGCTGGATTATTTATACCTTCTTGTAAAGCTAAGTCATTGTATGAGAGTTCACTTGTTAAGTATAATTCTACAACATATATCTTTTTTTCGAAAGGATATTCTTCATTTTTTCTTGAACGATATAATCCATCATCTCCATATTTCTTATATTTGGCAACCCAAATTTCAATATTATTATGAGATTTTATATCATACTTTTTCGCTAACGATCTTATGCTTATGTTTTCATTTATATACTCTAGTACGACTTTCTTTTTAAATTCAAAATTATATTTAGTCATAAAAATACCGACCTCCAAAAAGTTAGATTTTTTGGTCTAACTTTTTGGGGTCGGTACAGTTCAAAATTGTACTGTGTCCTTATTTTTATATATTTTTCTTTGGATGTCTGTCTATAACATCTTGATTATCAAGTAAAGCTTTTTCCCCTTTTTGAGTTAATTTATAACCTCTTATAGAGAAAAGTTTAGCCAACTCTTCCTCACTAAAATTTTCTTCAAGTGTTTTATCTAAATCAGCTTCTTTTAACTTAGATAGTCCTTTGACTCCTTTTTGTTTAAGAATATTTTTCTTAGCTGTAGAGTTAATATGATCTAATGAAGAAAATGCACTCTCGATTTCAACATACCCTTCATCTTCTAATTTTTTCAAGTTCTCAGGAGCATTTATACCATACGTATATTCGAAGTATTTAGGGAATCATGTTTTCGTAGTAAATGTCCCAAAGCTAATTCTCCATAGTAATATTATATCACCAGCAAGCAGATTATCTTTCAAAGTTACCATATTTCCTTTTGGAACTGGCTTTGCATCCAATAACCACTCGTCAATATTTCGTTCAGGAGAGATATATGGCATATTCTCGTGAAATTTATACATTTCTAATATCCTTTGATCCATCTACTCTACTACCTCTTGAAAGTTCTCGATAACATCTTTTAACTCTAATTCTAAGATATAACTAATACCTTTTTCTTGCATTGTTACTCCGTATAAAGTATCCATAGCTTCCATAGTTCCTCGTCTATGTGTGATAACTAAGAACTGATTATTCTCTGAATAAACTTTTAAGAATTTAGCAAATCTATTAACATTCTCTTCATCTAGCGCCGCTTCCACCTCATCAAGCACTACAAATGGAGGATTTTTAACCTGTAATATCGCAAATAATAAACTTATCGCAGTTAAAGATTTCTCCCCACCTGATAATAATGAAAGGTTTTGAAGTTTTTTACCAGGAGGTGAAGCTTCGATTACTATTCCAGTATTTAATATGTCATTTGGTGATTCTAAAGTCATATCTGCATAACCACCTTTGAACAATTCTTTAAATATTTTATTGAAGTTCTCTGCTACTTGAACAAACGTTGTTAAGAAACGTTCTTTTACTTCTTTATCAATCTCTGCAATAGTCTCTTCTAGTTTTTCTTTCGCTTCTACAAGATCGGTAATTTGCTCATTATAAAAGTCGTAACGTTCTTTAACCTCTTCGAACTCTGCTATAGCATTTAGGTTAATATTACCTAACTCTACTATCTCTTTACGAAGTCTTGCTACATCGTGTTTATATGAAGATACCTCATCTATAATATCGGCAGTTAATCTATTTGATACACTCTCATACGTTACATTATAATTAGTAACAAGGTTTTCTAGATATTCATCAATTTTAACTTCTATCTTCGTCTGTTCTACAGTTAATTTTTCAAATTCTGAAGTTTTTTGACGTAGACTTTCGTTATTTCTTTGTTGAGCTACCGTAATTTCTTTTTCACGTTTAAACAATCCTGTTTTTTCCATATCAAGATCTGATAATAACGTCTTAAGCATTGTTAAACGTTCACTACACTCAGCAATAATCTTAGAATTATTTTCTAATATCTTAAGTTCATCTTCTTCACTTAATGACTCAGCATCTTTAGACATTTCTAATCTTGTCAACTGTTCGTTCACATCTGATATATCTGCTAATAGAGATTCTA
This is a stretch of genomic DNA from Gemella haemolysans. It encodes these proteins:
- a CDS encoding IS3 family transposase gives rise to the protein MRRSITTTKDRKCIFKRSEETAFSGRSRNEKKARIISSLRGEFILKDLLLYAKMPKATYMYWQKRFDRVNPDKEIEEKILEIRKNNKDYGYRRIYGALRNLGYIINKKKVQRIIQKLDLQVTSFTRKSRKYNSYKGKIGKTAKNRIRRRFNTNIPHQKITTDTTEFKYYEVNERGKLVVKKLYLDPFMDMYNGEIISYSISESPSAKNIMDALEKAIKVTAKSPYRRTFHSDQGWAYQMKAYSKRLKEERIYQSMSRKANCLDNSIMENFFGILKQEIYYGTTYNSYRELKLAIEKYIKYYNEERIKEKLGWLSPKQYRIKHMTV
- a CDS encoding helix-turn-helix domain-containing protein; its protein translation is MTKYNFEFKKKVVLEYINENISIRSLAKKYDIKSHNNIEIWVAKYKKYGDDGLYRSRKNEEYPFEKKIYVVELYLTSELSYNDLALQEGINNPALICNWVNRFRVAGPDALRERRKGRKILMAKSPKKLSKETTSQTTNDNISKEYVKELEDQLLQLRIENAFLKEARRLRLAEEAEMKRRREL